The following proteins are encoded in a genomic region of Garra rufa chromosome 22, GarRuf1.0, whole genome shotgun sequence:
- the snu13b gene encoding SNU13 homolog, small nuclear ribonucleoprotein b (U4/U6.U5) produces the protein MTEAEVNPKAYPLADATLSKTILDLVQQAANYKQLRKGANEATKTLNRGISEFIVMAADAEPLEIILHLPLLCEDKNVPYVFVRSKQALGRACGVSRPVVATSVTIKEGSQLRPQIQSVQMAIERLLV, from the exons ATG ACTGAAGCTGAAGTGAATCCTAAAGCTTATCCTCTGGCAGACGCCACGCTCTCCAAAACCATTCTGGACTTGGTGCAGCAAGCAGCGAACTACAAACAGTTGAGAAAAGGGGCTAATGAAG CCACCAAAACTCTTAACCGTGGGATTTCTGAGTTCATTGTGATGGCGGCTGATGCTGAACCTCTGGAGATCATTCTTCACCTGCCGCTGCTGTGTGAGGATAAGAACGTGCCGTATGTGTTTGTGCGCTCTAAACAAGCTCTCGGACGTGCGTGTGGAGTGTCGAGACCTGTTGTTGCCACATCGGTCACCATCAAGGAGGGATCGCAGCTGAGACCTCAGATCCAGTCTGTGCAGATGGCTATTGAAAGACTGttagtttga